The following proteins are co-located in the Bordetella bronchialis genome:
- a CDS encoding MmgE/PrpD family protein, producing the protein MQQDFEALGAMVATADIATEQEASRTAIDQGIRASLLCTLFGIERENWVWPFSARQASQADASAMRAASATPDATAREIRAMLGGLLRPLGGIGHLGTLAGASDLDPMDPGPSHTVLPATLAACTAHSLADPAGAGSGNARADDAAIASAVLAGVEAAWRFRRALTGTRPGVGFHSPGVFGTLAAAAAAARLLRLPPAACTNALAIALTRASGLAINSAASMIGMTHFGWGALHGLEAALLASQGWEASRDFPKGLATLFGEDRVDAERLCEPGPKAAQALVFKRYPCNIYLNLLVAILEEVVQDGPVDRIDVAMPWVPHLDCAAPRDLRQARNSAQAVAAIAGAADISYAAFSGPPGAWMPRAEVARLLPHIHLAVDRDAPTGLKNAVISARIWRNGAVVHEARRSMQDLRGWGAAHARRLMGPDDPHGGVAALYDGSYKAGYDHVRARLADLAP; encoded by the coding sequence ATGCAGCAGGACTTCGAGGCGCTGGGCGCCATGGTGGCCACCGCGGATATCGCCACCGAGCAGGAAGCCTCCCGGACCGCCATCGACCAGGGCATCCGGGCCAGTCTGCTCTGCACCTTGTTCGGCATCGAACGCGAAAACTGGGTGTGGCCGTTTTCCGCGCGGCAGGCGAGCCAGGCCGATGCATCGGCCATGCGGGCGGCCAGCGCGACGCCGGACGCGACGGCGCGGGAAATCCGCGCGATGCTGGGCGGGCTGTTGCGGCCGCTGGGCGGTATCGGGCATCTGGGCACGCTGGCTGGCGCGTCCGACCTGGATCCCATGGATCCCGGCCCTTCGCATACCGTGCTGCCTGCCACGTTGGCGGCCTGCACGGCGCACAGCCTGGCGGACCCGGCGGGCGCCGGCAGCGGCAACGCACGGGCCGACGACGCGGCCATCGCCTCCGCCGTGCTGGCGGGCGTCGAGGCGGCATGGCGCTTTCGCCGCGCGCTGACCGGCACGCGGCCGGGCGTGGGCTTTCACAGCCCGGGCGTCTTCGGCACCCTGGCCGCCGCCGCGGCCGCGGCCCGGCTGCTGCGGCTGCCGCCCGCGGCCTGCACCAACGCGCTGGCCATCGCGCTGACCCGTGCTTCGGGCCTGGCCATCAATAGCGCGGCCTCGATGATAGGCATGACGCACTTCGGCTGGGGCGCGCTGCACGGGCTGGAGGCCGCGCTGCTGGCCTCGCAGGGCTGGGAAGCCTCGCGCGACTTCCCCAAGGGCCTGGCGACCCTGTTCGGCGAAGACCGCGTGGACGCGGAGCGGCTTTGCGAGCCCGGGCCGAAGGCGGCGCAGGCGCTGGTCTTCAAGCGCTATCCCTGCAACATCTACCTGAACCTGCTGGTCGCCATCCTGGAGGAGGTCGTCCAGGACGGCCCCGTCGACCGCATCGACGTGGCCATGCCCTGGGTGCCGCACCTGGATTGCGCCGCGCCGCGGGACCTGCGCCAGGCCCGCAACAGCGCGCAGGCCGTGGCCGCGATCGCCGGCGCCGCCGATATTTCCTATGCCGCGTTCTCCGGGCCGCCCGGTGCCTGGATGCCGCGTGCGGAGGTGGCGCGCCTGCTGCCGCACATCCACCTGGCCGTGGACCGCGACGCGCCCACCGGCCTGAAGAACGCGGTGATTTCGGCGCGCATCTGGCGCAATGGCGCCGTGGTCCACGAGGCCCGGCGCTCCATGCAGGACCTGCGCGGCTGGGGCGCCGCGCATGCGCGGCGGCTGATGGGACCGGACGACCCGCATGGCGGCGTGGCCGCGCTTTACGACGGTTCGTACAAGGCAGGCTACGACCACGTGCGGGCGCGCCTGGCCGACCTCGCGCCCTGA
- a CDS encoding FAD-dependent oxidoreductase gives MVAHQEPPGGGSRFDVVVVGCGVAGLSAAVAAAEAGAKVALLERSTYEERGGNTRYTEAYLRMKSETELAHDFESLLVDNSGYYIQPDFAESTVRDYENWSPVVKALPFTDPELISTFTDSVPPAIAWLKAHGVTFGEAGFYGLTPRPSPRIAVNGGGLQLVETLTGCAERAGVRFFYEMTAYELVQSDSGQVCGLKATDTANVPHRFDCGAVILACGGFQGNPEMVIRYIGPKGRYLRPVAPGGYYNKGEGIKMALAIGAAASGDYAEYHGQPIDPRSSASEALVMVYPYGILVNREGRRFIDEAPGTIDAHYEETIRLIAEQKKGIAYCILDDKINRIGNWKRCVRSDQPPESGSDLVALGRKMGFDGEAAQRTIDEYNRACGGGDFNPATLDGVATAGLSPRKSNYAVPLDTPPFHIYPIISANTFTLGGLKVNSNAQVIKNEGCVLPGLYAAGETIGLYYGRYPGATSVLRGAVFGRRAGEHAAASVR, from the coding sequence ATGGTTGCGCATCAGGAACCGCCGGGCGGCGGTTCGCGGTTCGACGTTGTCGTGGTGGGTTGCGGGGTGGCGGGCTTGAGCGCGGCGGTGGCCGCCGCGGAAGCCGGCGCCAAGGTCGCGCTGCTGGAAAGGTCGACCTATGAAGAGCGGGGCGGCAATACCCGCTACACCGAGGCCTATCTGCGCATGAAAAGCGAGACCGAGCTGGCGCACGACTTCGAGTCGCTGCTGGTCGACAACAGCGGCTATTACATCCAGCCGGACTTCGCCGAGTCCACCGTGCGCGACTACGAGAACTGGTCGCCGGTGGTCAAGGCGCTGCCGTTCACCGACCCGGAGCTGATCTCCACCTTTACCGATTCCGTGCCGCCCGCCATCGCCTGGCTGAAGGCGCATGGGGTGACCTTCGGCGAGGCCGGCTTCTACGGCCTGACGCCGCGCCCCTCGCCACGCATTGCCGTCAACGGCGGCGGGCTGCAGCTGGTGGAAACGCTGACCGGCTGCGCGGAACGGGCCGGCGTGCGCTTCTTCTACGAGATGACGGCCTACGAATTGGTGCAGTCCGACAGCGGCCAGGTCTGCGGGCTGAAGGCCACCGATACCGCCAACGTGCCGCATCGCTTCGATTGCGGCGCCGTCATCCTGGCCTGCGGCGGCTTCCAGGGCAACCCGGAGATGGTCATCCGCTATATCGGCCCCAAGGGGCGCTATCTGCGCCCGGTGGCCCCGGGCGGCTATTACAACAAGGGCGAGGGCATCAAGATGGCGCTGGCGATAGGCGCGGCGGCCTCGGGCGACTACGCGGAATACCATGGCCAGCCCATCGACCCGCGCTCCAGCGCGTCCGAGGCGCTGGTCATGGTGTATCCCTACGGCATCCTGGTCAACCGCGAGGGCAGGCGCTTCATCGACGAGGCGCCGGGCACCATCGACGCGCATTACGAGGAAACCATCCGCCTGATCGCCGAGCAGAAGAAGGGCATCGCCTATTGCATCCTGGACGACAAGATCAACCGCATCGGCAACTGGAAGCGCTGCGTGCGCAGCGACCAGCCGCCGGAATCCGGATCCGACCTGGTCGCCCTGGGCCGGAAGATGGGCTTCGACGGCGAGGCCGCGCAACGCACCATCGACGAATACAACCGCGCCTGCGGCGGCGGCGACTTCAATCCCGCCACCCTGGACGGCGTGGCCACCGCGGGCCTGTCGCCGCGCAAATCCAATTACGCGGTGCCGCTGGACACGCCGCCTTTCCATATCTACCCGATCATCTCGGCCAATACCTTCACGCTGGGGGGACTGAAGGTGAATTCCAACGCGCAAGTGATCAAGAACGAAGGCTGCGTCCTGCCTGGCCTGTATGCCGCGGGCGAGACCATAGGCCTGTACTACGGCCGCTATCCCGGCGCCACGTCCGTGCTGCGCGGCGCGGTGTTCGGGCGCCGCGCGGGGGAGCACGCGGCCGCGTCGGTCCGCTAG
- a CDS encoding Bug family tripartite tricarboxylate transporter substrate binding protein, which yields MNRILTRRAALGIAATLAGAAVFSSAWAQGAYPDRPIQLIVPYSAGGPTDVAARVMAQTLSQRLGQNIVVMSMPGAGGVIGTDYVNRAKPDGYTLLFAVNSMAIFPYTRSASNPLPFDPNGFTPIGSVAESAHVIVANKKLGIANIAQLVEAAKKKPDGLSYGSAGVGGTTHLPIALFAHRAGIKLLHVPYKGAAPAMADTMAGVVSISGPGYTDAVKAAIENGTLVALATTSAKRLPFLPKVPTLAEQGYPDMVFPIWYAMFAPPGTPANVVEKLDGALKAMAQDPAYQKQQAGQGNVVTYMAPAQVADMLRTDIAKLGVRLKDAGIHLEE from the coding sequence GTGAATCGCATACTGACCCGCCGCGCCGCCCTGGGCATCGCGGCCACCCTTGCCGGCGCCGCCGTGTTTTCTTCCGCGTGGGCGCAGGGCGCCTATCCGGACCGTCCCATCCAGCTGATCGTGCCGTATTCCGCGGGCGGTCCCACCGACGTGGCCGCGCGGGTCATGGCGCAGACGCTGTCCCAGCGCCTGGGCCAGAACATCGTGGTGATGTCCATGCCCGGCGCGGGTGGCGTGATCGGCACCGACTACGTCAACCGCGCCAAGCCCGACGGCTATACGCTGCTGTTCGCGGTGAACTCGATGGCGATTTTTCCGTACACGCGCTCGGCGTCGAATCCCTTGCCTTTCGATCCCAACGGCTTCACGCCCATCGGCAGTGTGGCGGAGTCCGCGCACGTGATCGTGGCCAACAAAAAGCTGGGCATCGCCAACATCGCGCAGCTGGTGGAAGCGGCGAAGAAAAAGCCCGATGGACTCAGCTACGGCTCGGCCGGCGTGGGCGGCACCACGCATCTGCCCATCGCCCTGTTCGCCCATCGTGCCGGCATCAAGTTGCTGCACGTGCCGTACAAGGGCGCGGCGCCGGCCATGGCCGACACCATGGCGGGCGTGGTCTCGATTTCCGGGCCGGGCTATACCGACGCCGTCAAGGCCGCCATCGAGAACGGTACGCTGGTGGCTCTGGCGACCACCTCGGCCAAGCGGCTGCCCTTCCTGCCCAAGGTGCCGACCCTGGCGGAGCAGGGCTATCCCGACATGGTCTTCCCCATCTGGTATGCGATGTTCGCGCCGCCGGGCACGCCCGCCAACGTGGTGGAGAAACTGGACGGCGCGCTCAAGGCGATGGCGCAGGATCCGGCCTACCAGAAGCAGCAGGCAGGACAGGGCAATGTGGTCACCTACATGGCGCCGGCGCAGGTGGCCGATATGCTGCGCACCGATATCGCCAAGCTGGGTGTACGGCTGAAGGACGCCGGCATCCACCTGGAGGAGTGA